From the Streptomyces sp. NBC_00341 genome, the window CCTTCGCCGCGAGCGCCGTGCGGTTGGGCACCTTGAACTGCCGCAGCAGGATGCTCACGTGGTACTCGACGCCCTGGCGGCTGAGGAAGAGCTTGGCCGCCAGGCGCACGGTCGGGTCGCCCGCCGCGACGCCCTCCAGGACCTTCGCGGTGAGGGCCGTCAGCTTCCGCTGCGAGCCGACGAGTTCCTGCCGGTCGTCGGCCGTCTCCTGCGGCGTGAACTGCGCCATGATCATCTTGACCCGGCCGCTGTCGTCCTTCACCGGGAACGCGGTGAGCTTCCCGGAGACCGCGGTGTCGTGGAACCACATGGCGATGGACCGGCTGACGACGGGGGCGTGGTGCTCCTGGACCAGCCGGCCGAACTGGCGCAGTACGTACTGGCGCACGCTCGGGTGCAGGAACTCGGCGAAACTGCGCTCACGGATCTCGTCGGGATAGCGGCCGCACTGCGTACTGAACGCGTTGTTGACCGACCGTACGCGCAGGGTCGGATCAAGGATCGCCAGGCCGACTCCCGAACGTTCGAACATGGAGAGGACCACGGCGCTGTACTCGTCGCTCCGGATCTCCGCGGTGAACAAGGACGATTCGGCGTCGCGTGGTTCGTCGACTGCCTGAGACGGTCTTCGCGCAGTGGTGGAAACCACCCCGGCCGGCTGCGGAAATTCGCTCCTGGTGCTGGTTTCTGCATGGAACATGTGCGCCACACCTTCCCCGATTTTGTGTGTATCGGCGGGCGCTCAGCAGCCTAGGAGTTCATGGCCGGATCTCGCTGCAGTCCTGGTAGTGCGCGACTAGCGCAACGCTCAGGAAGGCGTGGATCATGGACCTCCGGATCACTCCGGGGATCGGCGACCCGATCGTCAGGGAAGAGTCGACACGTCCTGCGCCAGGTCGTTCACCAGGCCGTTCAGCATCTCGGTCATCTCGGCGCGGGTGCCGGCGGCGCCGTAGACGTGGAAGTCGGGGCGGATCAGCGCGGCCGGTGCCAGCACGGCCTCCTTCAGCCAGGCGGTATACGTGCCGTCGATGTCGACATCGGGCGTCAGATGGACGATCGAGCAGCCCAGCGCGCCGAGCCGGCCGGCCAGGACCGGCTCCACCAGGGTCTCCGGGTCGTCCAGACTGAGCAGGGCGAAGGTGCCACCGCACAGCTCACCGGCGTCCGCACGGCCGGTGCGCGCCTGGGGAACGATCCTGCTGTCCGGTCCGGCGAACAGGCCGTCGGCGGACTGCTGGAACAGCCCCGCCTTCAAGGCCTCCTCCCCCGGGCGGGCGAACGCCTCCGGATCGCGGGAAGGAGCGTCGTCCGCCCCGCGCACGGCCAGCAGGGCACTGTCCCGGTAGCCGGCGACAGCCGGGTCGACCGTGCCGATCAGCTCGGCCAGGTTCACCGACATGTCGATGGTCCGCTGGGCGTCGGGGCGGCGCTCGGCCTCGTAGCTGTCGAGCAGTTCCTCACCGGCCGAACCGGCGAGGACCAGGTGGAGCTTCCAGGCCAGGTTGGTCACGTCCCTGATTCCGGTGCACATGCCCTGGCCGGCGTGCGGGGGCATCACATGGGCGGCATCGCCCGCGATGAAGACCCGGCCGGGACCCCGCGAGCGCCAGCGGTCGGCGTTGCGGCCCAGGCACGTGTAGGCGACGTACCGCTGGAGCGTCGCGTTGTCGGGGTTGACCCCGAAGTGGGTCAGCAGCCGCCAGGCGTTCTCCACGGTGTCGAAGTCCTCGAAGGACTGACCGGGAAGCCGCATGAACTCCCAGCGGCTGTGGGACGGCCCGGCCGACAGGTCGACGCGGGGCTGCGCAGGGTCGGCGACCTGCACGTTCTGCGAAGGGAACTGCGCGGTGTCGTGCGGCATGACGTCGCAGGCCATCCAGTCGGCGGCGTAATCGGACGCCGAGACCGAGACGCCCAGCCGCTTGCGTACGAAGCTGTTGGCTCCGTCGCAGCCGACCAGCCAACGGGCGGCCAGGACGCGCTCGCCGTCCTTCGAGCGGACCGTGAGCCTTACCGAGTCGTCCTCCTCGGTCAGACCGACAGCCTCGAAACCGCGCAGCACCCGCAGGCCGGGCAGCTGCTCGCCGCGCCCGACCAGGGCCGACTCCAGGCCCGGTTGGTAGAAGGAGGTCGCTTCCGGCCAGCGGTAGCGGTCGTCGTGGTTCAGCTCGAAGTGCATCAGCGTCCGGCCCTCGCCGTTGACCACGACGTAGTCCTTGGTCAGCTCACTGACCGGGGCGAGCGCGTCGGCGACGCCTATCGTGCCGAGGATGCGGCCGACATGACGGTCGAAGGAGACCGCCCGGGGCAGGTTGTAGGGCTCCACGTACTTTTCCACCACGGTCACACGCCAGCCGCGCTGGGCAAGCATGATCGACAGCACCTGTCCCACAGGGCCGTAGCCGACTACCAGGACATCCGCGTCCGCTGCGTCTTCATTCACGGCCCGACCGTAGTTCAGCGGGAGGCGTTGCAGGCCGGCTCCCGCACGGGTCAGGGACAAGCACCAGAATGAGCAGCCGTGGCTTGACCGGACCGGGATGCGGCCTTCACCGGTGGTGTGCGGGGAGTCAGCGGCGGTCGTACCTGTCCGCCATCGCGTGAAAGATCTTCTTGGGTTCCCAGCGGGTTTCGTCGAGCATGCGGACCACGCCGTAGGAGGCGATGTCACGCGCCCCGGGCTTGTCGAAGCCGGCGAAGGAGAACCACAGCGCGGTGTCCACCCCCTCTTCCTCGAAGACCGTCAGCAGCTCGGTGAGGTAGCGGACCTGCTCGTCCTCGTCCGACACCGGCCCCGGCGGCGGATCCCAGGCCATGCCGCCGAGTTCACCCGCCCCGAGGTAGGCGCAGGTGCCGTACTCGGTGACGGCGACCGGCTTGCCGTGGCGGCGGAACTCGCGCAGGTGGGTGCGGAAGGTGTCCGCGTTGTGGGCGCCGCGGTAGGCGTTGATGCCGACGAGGTCGAACGGGGCCCAGTCGATGGACTCCCAGGGGCCGGACGCGTAGGTGACCCGGCCACCGAAGTGTGCGCGCACGGTGGCGACGGCCTCGGCGAGGAAGCTGTTGACACGCTCGGTCGCCCGGCCCAGGTCGGACCACCACTGCGCGTCGGACCCCATGGAGTAGATGCGGCGGCCGAAGGAGTCACCGGGGAAGAAGCCGCCGCAGAAGACACTGATCTCGCACCCGGTCACGAACACCACCTCGGCCCCGGTCCGCCGTACGGCTTCGGCACGCCGGGCGCAGTCCACGAAGAAGGGCAGCAGACACTCCGCGGGGAGGTCGACGGGGAAGGGCGCGAACCAGACCTCCAGGCCGGCCTCGGCGGCGCTCAGGGCCGCCGTGCTCAGCCGTTCCGGGTCGCGCCCCGACACGCGTACCGCGTCGCAGCGCAGTTCACCGGCGAGCACCGCCATGTCGCGCCGGACCGCCTCCGGGTCGAAGGTCTTCCGGGTGAACTGCTCCCCGGGAAGGAACCCGGTGTCGTAGTTGATGCCGCGTGCGCGCACGTCACTGCTCCCCTTGTCTCCGAACGAGTCAGTGTGCCGGGTTCGGAGGCGGGCCGGACTCCGGAGGCGGGCCCGTCGTCCGTCGCCGGCACACTGCCGGCCTCGCGGTGGAGGAGGTGCCTTGCTTGCCGTGGTCGCTCAGCGTTCCGGACGCGTACGGCCGGCCGGAGCCGCACCGCAGGCGCTGCCGAACCAGCCGGCCAGCGCGTCGCGGAGCCCTTCAGAGGCCCGGTCGGACGGCTCACCGGGGGCGGCCGCCCAGGCGACGTAGCCGTCGGGCCGGATGAGCAGCGCGGCCGCGGGCGGCTGCGCGCAGCGGGCGGCGACGATGTCGACCCGGTCCTTCCATTCCGCCGCGGCTTGTGCCGGATACGGTTCCCCGGCCAGGTCGAGCAGGACCGGCCGGCCTGCGCGCATGAGTTCGGCGAGCCGTGCGGGGCCGCCGCCGGTCTCCAGGGCGAGGTCCGGGGCGAAGTGTCCCGCGAGCGGGTGCGCCGATGTCGTCCCGTAGCGGAGGTCGTCGCCGGCCAGCAGGTCGGCGACGCGCTGGATGTTGTCCTTGGAGTGCAGGAGCTCCCCGAAGAGCTCGCGCAGCGCGGTGACCTCGGGGCCGGGGGCCATGAGCGCCGTCTGGGCCTGGGTGTGCATGAAGACGCGGCGCCCGGCCGCGTGCCGCTCGGTGTGGTAGCTGTCGAGGAGGCCGGGCGGTGCCCAGCCGAGGATCTGCGCGGCCAGTTTCCAGCCGAGGTTGGCGGCGTCCTGGAGGCCCAGGTTGAGCCCGGGGCCGCCGACGGCCGAGTGGACGTGCGCGGCGTCCCCCGCGAGGAGAACCCGGCCGCTGCGGTAGACCTCGGCCAGCCGGGTGCTGCGGCCGACGAGGCGGCGCAGCATGTGCGGGCCGGGCCCGGACGGCGGGGCGAGGGGCAGATCGATGCCGAGTACGCGGCGGACGCTGTCGCGCATGTCATCGAGCGTCATCGCCGTGTCCTCGCCCTCCGGCGGGGAGCCCCATTCGAGGGTCAGGAGGCGGTGGTTGCCGTCCGGCAGCGCCGCGAAGGCGAAGATGCCGTGCTGGGTGCGGTTGAACGTGAACACCGGGCTCATCCGGCCGTGACCGGGGACGTCGAGCTCACCGGTGTCCGGCACCAGCGCCGAAGCGGGCAGAGTGGCATACGCGGCCCGGGAGACCAGATCGCAACCGGTAGCTCCCGGAAAGGAGATACCGGCCAGCTTGCGGACGGTGCTCTTCCCGCCGTCGCAGCCGACGAGGTGGCGGGCGCGCAACTCGTAGCTGTCGTCGCCGTACCGGACCTGGGCGGTCACCTGCTCCTCGGACTGGTAAAGGCCTGTCAGTTCATGCCGGCGGCGGATTTCCACCCCGAGCTCGCGGGCCCGTTCCGCCAGCACCTGTTCCATGCGCTGCTGCGTCACCGGCAGGACGGTCATCGGGTTGGCTTCCAGCACGCCCAGGTCCAGCGGGAGCGCGCCGAAGAGGTAGCCCGAGACCTGCTGGGGTACGCCGGCCACACCGCCGAACCGCTCGTACAGACCACGCTGGTCGAGGAACCGGACCACCTGGCCGGCCAGGCCGTTGGCCTTGATCTGTGGGCTGGGGTCTGGCAGCCGTTCGAGGACGACCGGCCGCACCCCGGCCATGGCCAGCTCACATGCCAGCAGCAGCCCGACGGGGCCGCCTCCGACGACGACGACATCGGCGGTCTCTGTCTCGACAGCCATCACAGATCTCCTCGAAGGTGGCGCTCCTGGGGGCACGCACAGGTGTACACGGCAAGTGGGCCGTGGACGACAACCGCGGTCTCGGCCATGGAGCTGACTCCGAATCTCCGCCGGACGGAAGAGAAGTGACGGGAGGTGAGACACGACGGAAGGTCCGGGGACCGGACCCGCGTCCCACCGCAACGTCCTTGCGCGCCCACACTAGACACGCCGTTCAAGGCCTGGTCCCACGGCTCCGGCGCACTAGGGAATCCCCTATCAGCTCCCCGTCGATACTGCCGTCATGTCGGTGACGATGAGCGCGGAAGAGCCGAGGTCGCTGACCGACGGCTGGTTGGCACAGGACCTCGACGAGTGGACGCGGCGCGTGCTGCGGCGCCAGTTCGATCCCGAACACGGATCGCCCTACTGGCTCAAGCGCCGCACCGAGCTGGACTTCGACCCGCTGGGACTCACCGGCTACGACGATCTGGCCGCCTTCGGCCACTTCGACATCACCGCCCTCAGGGACCTCGACCCGGCCGATCTCGTCCCGACCGCAGTGCCGCGCCCCCTCGGCGGCCGTGTCTGGGAGTCCGGCGGCACCACCGGCAGGCCCAGCCGCGTCTTCTACACCCCGGACATGTCGGCACACTGGGCCGCCTGGCGCCTCCACGGCTGGCGGACCGCCGGGTTCCGCCCCGGCACCACCTGGATCGACGCCTGCCCCTCCGGACCGCACATCGTCGGTGAGGAGGCCGACTACCTCGCCGACATGTGCAGGTCCACCGTGTACTCCATCGACCTCGACACCCGGTGGATCAAGCAGCTCATCCGCAGCGGGCGGCTGATCGAGATGGAGGAGTACGTCGATCACGTCGTCGAGCAGATCACCGACATCCTGGAGACCTGCTCCGTCGACTACCTGCGCAGCACCCCCGCCACGGTGCACGCCCTCATCAACCGCCGCCCCGAACTGATGGCCCGCCTCTCCGGGGTCTACCTCGGCGGCACCCAGCTCACCGCCGACGCCTACCGCAGGTTCTCCGAGGCCATGCCCGGCGGGATCATCGCCACCACCTACGGCAACACCCTCGGCTGCGCCAACGGCATCCCCTCGCCCGACGGGGGCGCGACGCTCCCCTACGTGCCGAACTTCCCCCAGATCACCATGTCCGTGGTCGACAGGACCGAGCCCGGCCGTGTCGTGGAGTACGGCGAGGTGGGCCGGGTCCGCCTGACCGTGCTGCACGAGGACCTGTTCCTGCCCAACATCCTCGAACGGGACCAGGCCGTCCGGTTCCGGACCTCCGAGCAGTGGCCGTGCGACGGCGTGGCCAACGTACAGCCGCTCCAGATCAGCTCGGAGATGCCCGAGGGCCTGTACTGACCCGGCCCGACCGATGGAACAGCGACCAGAAAGACGGGGGCGGCGGATGCTGCGCACCGAGCTCATCAGGCCCCTTCACGAGCTGCTGCCGGCCCATGCCGAACGCCTCGGCGACAAGATCGCGTTCCGCGACGCGCGGCGGACCGTCAGCTACGCCGAACTCGACCTGCGCACCCGCCGTCTCGCCGGCCAGCTGGCCCACCTGGGCCTGGGCCGCGGCGAGACCGCCGCCCTGCTGCTCGGCAACTGCCTTGAGATGGTGGAGAGTTACCTGGCCATCGCGCGGGCGGCCGCGGTGGGCGCGCCGCTCAACCCGCACGCCACCGACGACGAGCTGGAACACCTGCTGGGGGACAGCGGCGCGGTGGTGCTGATCACCGACCGCACGCACCTGGAGCAGGTGCTCCGGCTCGGTGCCGGGCACCCGGGGCTCCGGGTGGTGGTGACCGGGAGCGGGGCGGCGCCGCGGGACGTGGCGCTGTTCGACACCCTGGTGGGCGCCGAGCCGCCGGTACCGGCCCGGGACGACGCCGCTCTGGATGACGTCGCCTGGATGCTGTACACCTCCGGCACCACCGGCAGGCCCAAGGGCGTGCTGTCCACGCACCGGAAGGCGATGTGGGGCGTGGCCGCCTCCTACGCGCCCACCCTCGGCCTCGAAGAGGCGGACCGGGTGCTGTGGCCGCTGCCGCTGGCCCACACCGTGGCGCACAACCTGTGCGTCCTCGGTGTCGTCGCCGTCGGCGCCAGCGCGCACATCGTGGACGGCCTGGCCGCCGACGAGATCGTCGCCGCGCTGGAGGAGGACCGGACCACCTTCTTCTGCGCCGTTCCCACGGTCTACCAGCAGTTGCTCGGGGCGGCCCGCGACACCGGGCTGGGCACGCACGAGCTGCGGGTCTGCATGGTCGCCGGCGCCGCCTGCCCGGCCGGACTGCACGACGACTTCGAAGAGGCCTTCGGCCTGAGGCTCCTGGACAGTTACGGCAGTACCGAGACGGGCGGCCCCATCGCGTCCAACGCCCCCGCCGGACCACGCGTCGCCGGCTCCTGCGGGCCGCCCGTCCCCGGTCTCGCGCTCCGGCTCCTGGACCCGTCCACCGGTGAGGAGGCACTGCCCGGCGCCGAGGGCGAGGCCTGGGTCAGGAGCCCGGCCGTGATGCTCGGCTACCACGGCCATCCCGAGGCCACCGCGGCGGTGCTGCGCGACGGCTGGTACCGCACCGGCGACCTGGCCCGGATCGACGAGCAGGGCTTCGTCACCATCACCGGCCGGGTCAAGGAACTCATCATCCGAGGCGGGGAGAACATCCACCCCGGCGAGGTCGAGGCGGCCATCGCCCCGCTGCCCGGGATCGCGGAGGTCGCCGTGGCGGGCCGTCCGCACCCGCTGCTGGGCGAGATCCCGGCCGCGTACGTGGTCCCCGGCCCCGGGGGCTTCGACGCCGGGCAGCTCATCGAAGCCTGCCGTGCGCGGCTGTCGTACTACAAGGTGCCCCACGAGGTGTGGGAGGTGGAGCGCCTCCCGCGCACCCCTCTCGGCAAGGTCATGCGGCCGGCCCTGGCGAACACCCCGGCGCGGCTGGTGCTGTCGCGTGCGGCGGAGAGCGACGACGCGGGGGAGGGCGACGCCGGGCAGTGGGCGCGACTGCTCGGCGAGACGCCGCGGGACAGCCGCGACGAGGTACTGCTCGGCCTGGTCCGGCGTGAGATCGGCGCCGTGCTCGGGCAGCCGGTACCGGCCGCGGCGGACACCGCCTTCCGGGAGCTGGGCTTCGACTCGATGATGGCCGTGCGGCTGCGCGACAGGTTCGTCGCCGCCACCGGTCTGCGGCTTCCGGCGACGCTGGTCTACGACCACCCGACCCCCGAGGCCGTCGCGGCGTACCTGGGGGCGGAACTCTCCGGCGGCACCGTCCCGTCGGCGACACCCGACGCGGGTACGGGTACGGGGACGGGCGCGGACGACGCCATCGCCATCGTCTCGATCGCCTGCCGCTTCCCCGGCGATGTCACCTCGCCCGAGGGGCTGTGGAAGCTGGTGGCCGAGGAGTCGGACGTCGTGGGCGACTACCCCGACGACCGGGGCTGGGACCTGGACCGGCCCCTTGACGGCGACCCCGGGCGGGAGGGCGCCGGCTACGCCCGCACCGGGGGCTTCCTCGACGGCGCCGACCTTTTCGACGCCGCGTTCTTCGGCATCAGCCCGCGCGAGGCCCTGGCCATGGACCCGCAGCAGCGGCTGCTGCTGGAGTGCGCCTGGGAGGCGTGCGAACGCGCGGGCATCGACCCGACCTCCCTGAAGGGCAGCCGCACCGGGGTGTTCGCCGGCCTCATGGCGGGCGAGTACGGTGCCCGGCTGCTGGGCCGCCCGGCCCCGGAGGGCCTGGAGGGCTATCTCGGCAACGGCAGCGCGGGCAGCGTCGCCTCCGGACGCCTCGCGTACACGCTCGGGCTGGAGGGCCCGGCGATATCGGTGGACACGGCGTGCTCGTCGTCGCTGGTGGCGCTGCATCTCGCGGCACGGTCGCTGCGGGAGGGCGAGTGCTCCATGGCCCTGGCCGGCGGGGCGACGGTGATGTCCACCCCGTCGCCGTTCATCGAGTTCGGCCGCCAGCAGGCGCTGTCCGTCAGCGGCCGGTGCCGCCCGTTCTCCGCCACGGCCGACGGGACCACGTTCGGTGAGGGTGTCGGACTGCTGCTGCTGGAGCGGCTGTCGGACGCGCGGCGCAACGGCCACCGGGTGTGGGCCGTGCTGAAGGGCTCCGCCGTCAACCAGGACGGCGCCTCCAACGGCCTGACCGCGCCGAGCGGCCCCGCACAGCAGCGCGTGATCCGGCAGGCCCTGGCCGACGCCCGCCTCTCGGCGGCGGACGTCGACATGGTGGAGGCGCATGGCACGGGAACCGCCCTGGGCGACCCGATCGAGGCGCAGGCGATCATCGCCACCTACGGCCAGGACCGCCCCGGGCACCGGCCCCTGTGGCTCGGCACGGTCAAGTCGAACATCGGGCACGCACAGGCGGCGGCCGGAGTCGCGGGCGTCATCAAGACGGTGATGGCCATGCGCGAGGGCGTGCTGCCGAGGACTCTGTACGCGGACGAGGCATCGCCGCTCGTGGACTGGTCGGCGGGCACCGTCGAACTGCTGACGCACGCCCGCACGTGGCCCACGACGGACGGACGGCCCCGCCGGGCCGGCGTCTCGGCTTTCGGCGCGAGCGGCACCAACGCGCACCTGATCCTGGAGCAGGCCCCGCCCGAGGAGCCCGTCGCGGATCCGGCAGCAGAGGAGACCGGCCCGGTCCCGTCGGCGTCCCTGGTGCCGTGGGTGCTGTCGGGCCGCACCGCCGCGGCACTGCGCGACCAGGCGGCGGCGCTCTCGCCGCAGGCCGCCACCGGCGGGAGCGACGCGGCGGACGTGGGCTGGTCGCTGGTGACCGGCCGGGCGCGCTTCGAGCACCGGGCCGTGCTGGTCGGGGACTTCGGTGCCGGCCTCAAGGCGCTGGACGCCGGTGAACGGGCGGACCGGGTGGTCACCGGAGCGGTGGCGGAAACCCTCAGGAACGCCAAGCCGGTGTTCCTCTTCCCGGGCCAGGGCGCGCAATGGGCGGGCATGGGCGTGGAACTGGCCCGGGCCTCAACGGTGTTCGCGGCCCGGCTGGCCGAGTGCGAGAGCGCGCTGTCGGAGTTCGTGGACTGGTCGCTGACCGACGTCCTGCACGGCGCCCACGGCGCGCCGCCGCTGGAGCGGGTCGACGTGGTCCAGCCGGCTTCGTTCGCCGTGATGGTGTCGCTCGCCGCGCTGTGGCGTTCCTTCGGAGTGGAGCCGGCCGCGGTCGCGGGCCACTCCCAGGGAGAGATCGCCGCCGCCTGCGTCGCCGGAGTGCTGTCGCTGCGCGACGCGGCCCGGGTGGTGTGCCTGCGCAGCAGGGCGATAGCGGAACTGGCCGGGCCGGGAGCCATGGCCTCGGTGACGCTGCCCGTCGAACGGGTGGAAGAGCTGCTGGCGGAGGGCGTGTCGGTGGCCGCGGTCAACGGCCCGTCCCAGGTGGTCGTCTCCGGCGAGGTGGCCGCTGTGGAAGCGCTGCTCGCGCGGTGCGAAGAGCGGGGCGTGCGGGCGCGGCGGATCGCGGTCGACTACGCCTCCCACTCCCCGGCGATGGACGTACTGGCGGAACGGCTGACGGCCGACCTCGCCGGGATCGTGCCCGGCGCGGGCCGGGTCCCGCTGGTCTCGTCGGTGACCGGCCGGCCGGCAGAGCCACTGACGATGGACTCCGCGTACTGGCTGCGGAACCTGCGGCAGCCGGTGCGGTTCTCCGACGCGGTCCGGACCCTGGCCGGCCAGGGTCACACCGCGTTCGTCGAGGTCTCCTCGCATCCGGTGCTGACGGCCGCCGTCGCCGACGTGGCACAGGACGCGGCCGTGGTGACCGGCTCGCTGCGGCGGGACGCCGGCGGCTGGGACCGCTTCCTGACCAGCGTCGGGGAAGCCTGGGTCCGGGGCGTCGCCGTCGACTGGACAGCCGCGTTCCAGGGGCTCCGGCCCCGGACCGTTGACCTTCCCACCTACCCCTTCCAGCGCAGGCGGCACTGGCTGCACGCCGGCCCCTCCTCGGGCGACCCGGCCGCGTGGGGCCAGCAGGCGGCCGCCCACCCGCTGCTCGGCGCAGTCGTGCGGCTCGCGGACAGCGACGCCGTGCTCCTGACCGGTGTGCTCTCGCCGAGGTCCCAGCCGTGGCTCGCCGACCACGTGGTGGGCGGCGCCGTCCTCTTCCCCGGCACCGGCTTCGTGGAGCTGGCGCTGCGCTCCGGCGACGAGACCGGCATGGACGTGCTGGACGAACTCGTCATCGAGACACCGCTCGTCCTGCCGGAGTCCGACTCCGCCGAGGTGCGGGTCCAGGCCCGGGTGGGAGAACCGGACACGACAGGACGCAGGCCGGTCACCATCCACTCCTGCGAGGCCGGCCCCACCGACGACGGGGAACACCAGGTGTGGACCCGGCACGCCACGGGATTCCTCACCGTGGACGCCTCGACCGCCACCGACCCGTCCGGCCCCCTGGACGCGGCAGCCTGGCCGCCCGCCGGCGCCGAACCCGTCGAACTGGACGGTGCCTACGAGCGGCTGGCGGACGGCGGTCTCGGCTACGGCCCGGCGTTCCAGGGGCTGCGCGCCATGTGGCGGCGGGGGACCGAGGTGTTCGCCGAGGTCGGGCTGCCGGCCGGAACCGGCGCCGACAAGGGCTTCGGAATCCATCCCGCCCTGCTGGACGCCTGCCTCCACCCGGATGTCATCGAGGCGAGCACCGGGCAGCTGCGGCTGCCGTTCAGCTGGAGCGGGGTGCGGCTGCACACGGCAGGCGCCTCCGTGCTCCGGGTACGGCTGAACCGGGGCGCCGACGGCGAGGTGGCCCTGCGGGCGACCGACGAGTCCGGGCGGCCCGTGGTGACGATCGGGGCGCTCGAAACCCGCCCGGCCGAACCGCGCACCGCACGGGCGGGCATCGCCCGCGAGGCCCTGCTGCGGGTCGCGTGGACCCCCCTGCCGATCCCGGACCCGGGCGCGGGCCGCCACCGCTGGGCCGTGCTGGGGCACGGGGACCGCGCCGGAACGCATCCGGACGTGGCGGCGCTCGCCGCGGCGGTCGCCGCGGGCGACGCCGTACCGGACCACGTGCTGGTGCCCTACACGGACACGTGGGGGCTGCCGACGGCCGAGGCCGTGCACCGCGCGACCGGTGAGGCCCTGCGGCTGATCCAGGACTGGCTGGCGCGGGAGAGCCTGTCCTCGGCGCGGCTGGTACTCGCCACCCGGGGCGCGGCGGTCGGCACGGGCGTCGGTCAGGTGACCGACGCGGTGCACGCGGCCGTGTGGGGGCTGGCCCGCTCGGCCCAGTCGGAGCACCCGGGCCGGATCGTGCTGGCCGACTTCGACACCGACCCCGCCCAGGATTCGCAGGAGTCGCGGGAGGCCCTGCGGATGCTGGCGGCGGCCATGGAATCGGCCGGGCCCGACG encodes:
- a CDS encoding type I polyketide synthase, coding for MLRTELIRPLHELLPAHAERLGDKIAFRDARRTVSYAELDLRTRRLAGQLAHLGLGRGETAALLLGNCLEMVESYLAIARAAAVGAPLNPHATDDELEHLLGDSGAVVLITDRTHLEQVLRLGAGHPGLRVVVTGSGAAPRDVALFDTLVGAEPPVPARDDAALDDVAWMLYTSGTTGRPKGVLSTHRKAMWGVAASYAPTLGLEEADRVLWPLPLAHTVAHNLCVLGVVAVGASAHIVDGLAADEIVAALEEDRTTFFCAVPTVYQQLLGAARDTGLGTHELRVCMVAGAACPAGLHDDFEEAFGLRLLDSYGSTETGGPIASNAPAGPRVAGSCGPPVPGLALRLLDPSTGEEALPGAEGEAWVRSPAVMLGYHGHPEATAAVLRDGWYRTGDLARIDEQGFVTITGRVKELIIRGGENIHPGEVEAAIAPLPGIAEVAVAGRPHPLLGEIPAAYVVPGPGGFDAGQLIEACRARLSYYKVPHEVWEVERLPRTPLGKVMRPALANTPARLVLSRAAESDDAGEGDAGQWARLLGETPRDSRDEVLLGLVRREIGAVLGQPVPAAADTAFRELGFDSMMAVRLRDRFVAATGLRLPATLVYDHPTPEAVAAYLGAELSGGTVPSATPDAGTGTGTGADDAIAIVSIACRFPGDVTSPEGLWKLVAEESDVVGDYPDDRGWDLDRPLDGDPGREGAGYARTGGFLDGADLFDAAFFGISPREALAMDPQQRLLLECAWEACERAGIDPTSLKGSRTGVFAGLMAGEYGARLLGRPAPEGLEGYLGNGSAGSVASGRLAYTLGLEGPAISVDTACSSSLVALHLAARSLREGECSMALAGGATVMSTPSPFIEFGRQQALSVSGRCRPFSATADGTTFGEGVGLLLLERLSDARRNGHRVWAVLKGSAVNQDGASNGLTAPSGPAQQRVIRQALADARLSAADVDMVEAHGTGTALGDPIEAQAIIATYGQDRPGHRPLWLGTVKSNIGHAQAAAGVAGVIKTVMAMREGVLPRTLYADEASPLVDWSAGTVELLTHARTWPTTDGRPRRAGVSAFGASGTNAHLILEQAPPEEPVADPAAEETGPVPSASLVPWVLSGRTAAALRDQAAALSPQAATGGSDAADVGWSLVTGRARFEHRAVLVGDFGAGLKALDAGERADRVVTGAVAETLRNAKPVFLFPGQGAQWAGMGVELARASTVFAARLAECESALSEFVDWSLTDVLHGAHGAPPLERVDVVQPASFAVMVSLAALWRSFGVEPAAVAGHSQGEIAAACVAGVLSLRDAARVVCLRSRAIAELAGPGAMASVTLPVERVEELLAEGVSVAAVNGPSQVVVSGEVAAVEALLARCEERGVRARRIAVDYASHSPAMDVLAERLTADLAGIVPGAGRVPLVSSVTGRPAEPLTMDSAYWLRNLRQPVRFSDAVRTLAGQGHTAFVEVSSHPVLTAAVADVAQDAAVVTGSLRRDAGGWDRFLTSVGEAWVRGVAVDWTAAFQGLRPRTVDLPTYPFQRRRHWLHAGPSSGDPAAWGQQAAAHPLLGAVVRLADSDAVLLTGVLSPRSQPWLADHVVGGAVLFPGTGFVELALRSGDETGMDVLDELVIETPLVLPESDSAEVRVQARVGEPDTTGRRPVTIHSCEAGPTDDGEHQVWTRHATGFLTVDASTATDPSGPLDAAAWPPAGAEPVELDGAYERLADGGLGYGPAFQGLRAMWRRGTEVFAEVGLPAGTGADKGFGIHPALLDACLHPDVIEASTGQLRLPFSWSGVRLHTAGASVLRVRLNRGADGEVALRATDESGRPVVTIGALETRPAEPRTARAGIAREALLRVAWTPLPIPDPGAGRHRWAVLGHGDRAGTHPDVAALAAAVAAGDAVPDHVLVPYTDTWGLPTAEAVHRATGEALRLIQDWLARESLSSARLVLATRGAAVGTGVGQVTDAVHAAVWGLARSAQSEHPGRIVLADFDTDPAQDSQESREALRMLAAAMESAGPDEEQFAVRAGTVLVPRLTRAVAGASTPPPPALDPEGVVLITGGTGMIGQVITRHLVEEHGVRHVLLAGRRGDAGELPEELAARGAEVTAVACDVTDRAALTALLDNLERPLTAVIHAAGVLDDGVITSLTPQQLATALAPKADAAVHLAELVLARGDEPAAFVTFSSLAGVLGGSGQANYAAANAFLDALMQQRRERGLPGVSVAWGLWEQPDNGPGLAADLAAADRRRLAADSARPLTPAQGAALFDAALGLAGTHGDAVLVAARFDSGRLRATRTALLRGLVRGPARRAAATGSDGASLRRRLAGRSPAERQEALVELVRREVAAVLGFPGPHSVTPSQTLAEAGFDSLTAVELRNRLGEATALRLPTTLVFEHPTAVALAGYLAEQLTDDADTSDAARAAAAVTDGADEGPDVFGALFREACADGRTDEGFAFLNSAARLRPRGIAPVEPVRLGSSGSGPALICVSSHVALGGAHEYARFAAPFRGRHPVWALPNPGFGTSEALPPTRQALIEAHARYVLECADGGPFVLLGSSSGGVIAHAVAALLESAGTPPTAVVLLDSYEGAVLDSSPTGSAFRDVLADGLHERQSAFARLDFTRLTAMSWYGELFAQWSAEPLTAPVLLVRASEPLSPALAGEDWQTVWKTAHTTLDVPGNHFTLMETHAQSTAGAVREWLEAVAG